One segment of Candidatus Nanopelagicales bacterium DNA contains the following:
- the gmk gene encoding guanylate kinase, whose product MRAPLVVVSGPSGVGKSTVVQAVLRQSPDVWLSVSATTRAARPGEVDGEHYFFLSQVQFDDLVAKGELLEWATFAGNSYGTPRKPVDERRAQGIPVVLEIELFGARQVRQADPGARLVFLAPPSWEVLEARLRGRGTESEEAVAARLEAARVEMAAQGEFDEIVVNTDVETAAQTLVGFLHDNTPR is encoded by the coding sequence ATGAGGGCCCCACTCGTTGTTGTGTCAGGCCCATCTGGCGTAGGTAAGAGCACCGTGGTGCAAGCCGTGCTGAGGCAATCGCCGGACGTGTGGCTGTCTGTTTCAGCAACGACTCGCGCCGCCCGCCCAGGTGAAGTCGATGGCGAGCATTACTTCTTCTTGAGTCAGGTGCAGTTCGATGATTTGGTCGCCAAGGGGGAGCTGCTGGAGTGGGCCACCTTCGCCGGCAATAGCTATGGCACGCCACGTAAGCCCGTGGATGAGCGTCGGGCCCAAGGCATCCCAGTCGTCCTAGAAATTGAGTTATTCGGAGCCCGGCAGGTTCGTCAGGCCGATCCTGGCGCTCGATTGGTATTTCTGGCGCCCCCATCGTGGGAGGTCTTGGAGGCGCGCCTACGAGGCCGGGGCACCGAATCCGAGGAGGCGGTTGCCGCTCGGCTGGAGGCCGCGAGGGTGGAAATGGCAGCCCAAGGGGAGTTCGACGAGATCGTGGTCAATACCGACGTCGAGACGGCCGCACAAACCTTGGTAGGCTTCCTGCATGACAACACCCCGCGGTGA
- the rpoZ gene encoding DNA-directed RNA polymerase subunit omega, translating to MTTPRGEGIVYPSIDSLLEKTDSKFSLVSYASKRARQINAYYSQLGEGLLEYVGPLVETHLQEKSISIALREIDAGLLTSEPLEEQA from the coding sequence ATGACAACACCCCGCGGTGAGGGCATCGTTTACCCCTCAATTGACTCACTTCTCGAAAAGACCGACTCCAAGTTCTCACTTGTGAGCTATGCGTCAAAGCGGGCCCGTCAGATCAATGCGTACTACTCACAGCTGGGCGAAGGCCTGCTTGAGTACGTCGGTCCACTTGTTGAGACCCACTTGCAAGAAAAGTCGATCTCGATCGCACTTCGCGAAATCGACGCAGGGTTGCTCACCTCAGAGCCTCTCGAGGAGCAGGCCTGA
- the mihF gene encoding integration host factor, actinobacterial type, which yields MAAPVRTPEQRAAALDAALQARRLRAQLRVDLKSGQLDPTVIVSGAEQDAIYANLRVRWLLESLPGVGPIKAEHVMDQLGIAATRRVGGLNDRQRAILVETISR from the coding sequence GTGGCAGCACCAGTCCGTACACCTGAACAACGAGCAGCAGCTCTGGATGCAGCGCTGCAGGCTCGGCGCCTTCGTGCGCAATTGCGCGTAGATCTCAAATCAGGTCAGTTGGATCCCACGGTCATTGTCAGTGGTGCCGAGCAAGATGCGATCTATGCAAATTTGCGCGTGCGGTGGTTATTGGAGTCTTTGCCAGGTGTTGGCCCGATTAAGGCTGAACACGTGATGGATCAATTAGGTATCGCAGCTACCCGCCGCGTAGGTGGGCTCAATGATCGTCAGCGTGCGATATTAGTAGAAACGATTTCCCGATGA
- the pyrF gene encoding orotidine-5'-phosphate decarboxylase: MNKAPIAVAIDAPDLGVVRAWSRAVSPVVSTLKVGLEVYCRDGAAAVHAARQGAAEVGSPDVQIFLDLKLHDIPATVAGAALAVAELEPAFLTVHASGGAAMIEAAANALPNTKITAVTVLTSIDEATLESIGMAGPAIEAAVRLAKVAVGAGARAIVCSPLEVAAIRAVVPADITLITPGVRPAGAAVNDQKRVATPQDAIASGADLLVIGRPITAAPDLTEAAWTIAKSLGA, from the coding sequence GTGAATAAGGCACCTATCGCAGTAGCTATTGATGCGCCTGATCTTGGTGTGGTGCGTGCGTGGTCGCGGGCAGTGTCGCCTGTGGTCTCAACGCTCAAGGTTGGTCTTGAGGTGTATTGCCGCGATGGCGCTGCTGCAGTGCACGCGGCTCGTCAAGGTGCAGCGGAAGTTGGTTCACCGGATGTGCAGATCTTCCTTGATCTGAAATTGCATGACATTCCTGCAACAGTTGCTGGGGCTGCGCTTGCAGTTGCTGAACTTGAGCCAGCTTTTCTCACTGTGCATGCATCAGGTGGCGCGGCAATGATTGAAGCTGCTGCAAATGCTTTGCCTAACACCAAAATCACTGCAGTCACCGTGCTTACTTCGATTGATGAAGCAACGCTGGAAAGTATTGGCATGGCAGGCCCAGCAATTGAAGCTGCAGTGAGATTGGCGAAGGTTGCGGTTGGAGCAGGCGCACGAGCAATTGTGTGTTCACCTCTTGAGGTTGCGGCCATCCGTGCCGTTGTTCCAGCAGACATCACCTTGATCACACCTGGTGTTCGCCCAGCGGGGGCTGCTGTGAATGATCAAAAGCGCGTGGCAACTCCGCAGGATGCGATTGCATCGGGAGCAGATCTTTTAGTGATTGGTCGACCAATTACTGCGGCACCGGATCTCACTGAAGCGGCATGGACAATCGCGAAGTCCCTAGGCGCTTAA
- a CDS encoding dihydroorotate dehydrogenase: protein MSRALITSGPVDPTVNLPSVDMSTSLGYFESPAPVFTASGCAAAGKELDQFFDITQLGGIVTKSVMMNARSGRATPRMAETPSGMLNSIGLQGPGIDSFIENDLAWLRQRGARTVVSIAGGSVEEYGKLAAKLRTVDGISAIEVNISCPNVEDRGQVFACDPNSSSQVIQAVRRNSDTKIPIIAKLSPDVTSIVSIAQAVERAGADAVAVINTTLGMVIDLDSMRPALGGITGGLSGPAIRPMAVRCVWQIHEALPHLPILGMGGIRNGKDALQFILAGASAVSVGTVTFHDPSAPLRVQQELEIALAQRGFATLREAIGFAHRGPDVAVVEEEQE, encoded by the coding sequence CTTGGCTACTTCGAATCACCAGCTCCGGTGTTCACCGCTTCTGGTTGTGCAGCTGCGGGCAAGGAACTCGATCAGTTCTTCGACATCACGCAACTGGGTGGCATTGTCACCAAGAGTGTGATGATGAATGCGCGTTCGGGTCGTGCAACTCCGCGTATGGCCGAAACGCCCAGTGGGATGTTGAACTCCATTGGTTTGCAAGGCCCTGGCATTGATTCATTCATTGAAAATGATCTGGCATGGTTGCGTCAACGCGGTGCTCGCACAGTGGTGTCCATTGCCGGTGGCAGTGTTGAGGAATACGGCAAGTTGGCAGCCAAGCTGCGCACTGTTGATGGCATCAGTGCCATTGAGGTCAATATTTCTTGCCCCAACGTTGAAGATCGCGGCCAAGTTTTTGCTTGCGATCCAAACTCTTCTTCACAGGTTATTCAGGCCGTGCGGCGAAATTCTGATACGAAAATTCCAATCATTGCCAAGCTTTCACCTGACGTCACCAGCATCGTTTCTATTGCGCAGGCTGTTGAACGTGCGGGTGCAGATGCCGTTGCTGTCATTAACACCACCCTTGGCATGGTTATCGATCTAGATTCCATGCGCCCAGCACTCGGTGGTATCACCGGTGGACTTTCCGGCCCGGCAATTCGCCCGATGGCAGTGCGCTGTGTATGGCAGATCCACGAAGCATTGCCACACCTTCCAATTCTTGGCATGGGTGGTATTCGCAATGGTAAAGATGCGTTGCAATTCATATTGGCGGGTGCAAGTGCAGTGTCTGTTGGCACGGTGACGTTCCATGATCCGTCCGCACCATTGCGCGTTCAGCAAGAACTTGAAATCGCATTGGCTCAACGCGGCTTTGCAACCTTGCGTGAAGCTATTGGCTTTGCGCACCGCGGCCCAGATGTCGCTGTAGTTGAAGAGGAACAAGAGTGA